DNA from Acidobacteriota bacterium:
CGGCCCAGCATTACGTCGTCTGCAACGCCGACGAGGGCGAGCCCGGGACGTTCAAGGACCGGGTCATCCTGACCGAGCTGCCGAGGCTCCTGTTCGAGGGCATGGCCGTGGCCGGCTACGCCGTCGGGGCCAGGACCGGCATCCTCTATCTCCGGTCCGAATACGCCTACCTCCGGGACCACCTCGAGGCCGTCCTGGCCGGCCTCCGCAAGGACGGCCTGCTGGGCCGGAGCGCGGCCGGCCTGAAGGGCTTCGATTTCGACATCGTCATCAAGTCGGGCGCCGGCGCCTACGTCTGCGGCGAGGAGTCGGCCCTGCTCGAATCGGCCGAGGGCAAGCGCGGTGAGCCGCGCGACCGGCCGCCCTTCCCGGTCTCGTCCGGCTACCAGGGGCTGCCGACGACCGTCAACAACGTCGAGACCCTGGCCACCGCCGCCAGGATCCTGGCCGGCGGCGCGGCCTGGTTCAAGGCCCTGGGCACGACCCAGTCGGCCGGCACGAAGCTCCTGAGCGTGTCCGGCGATTGCGCCCGGCCGGGCGTCTACGAGGTCGAGTACGGCCTGACCGTCGCCGATCTCCTGGAGATGGCCGGCGGGGCCGGGGCCAAGGCCGTCCAGGTCGGCGGCCCCTCGGGCACGTGCGTCGCGCCGGCCGGGTTCGGCCGCCGGATCTGCTTCTCCGACCTGGCCACGGGCGGCTCGGTCATCGTCTTCGGGCCCCGGCGCGACATCTTCGAGATCGTCGAGAACTTCATGGACTTCTTCGTCGAGGAGTCCTGCGGCTGGTGCGTCCCCTGCCGGGCCGGCAACGTCCTGCTCAGGAAAAAATTCGGGAAGATCGCCCGGGGCCTGGGCACCGCCGAGGACCTCCGCGAGATCGAGGCCTGGGGCAAGCTGGTCAAATCGACCAGCCGCTGCGGCCTCGGCCAGACCTCGCCCAACCCCATCCTGACAACCATGAAAAGCTTCCCCGAGCTCTACGAGGCCAGGATCCGCAAGGGGGAGGCGTTCGTCAGCGAGTTCGACCTCGCAACGGCCATCCGGGACGGCTGCGCCGCGGCCGGCCGCGAGCCCGAGTGCAAGGAGTCCCTCCATGACTGAGATCCGCTTCACCATCGACGGCCGGGCCTGCCTGGCCAAGCCGGGCCAGACGATCGTCGAGGCGGCCAAGGCCAACGGCGTCTACATCCCGGTCCTCTGCCACTATGAGGGGCTCAAGCCCGCCGGCAGCTGCCGGATCTGCACCGTCCGCGTCGCCGGCCGCTACATGGCCGCCTGCACCCAGCCGGTGACCGAGGGCATGGCCGTCGAGAACACGGCCCCGGACCTCGAGGACATGCGCAAGTCGCTCATCGAGATGCTCTTCGCCGAGGGCAACCACCTCTGCCCTTCCTGCGAGAAGAGCGGCAACTGCGAGCTCCAGGCCCTGGCCTACCGCTACCGGATGATGGTCCCGCGCTTCCCCTATCTCTGGCCTGTCCGGACGGTCGAGGCCGGGACCCCGCTGGTCATGCTCGACCGCAACCGCTGCGTCCAGTGCCTGCGCTGCGTCCGCGGCGTCCGGGCCAGGGACGGGCGGAAGATCTTCGCCTCGGTCCGCCGGGGCGCCCGCGTGGCCATCGAGATCGACCGGAAGCTGGCCGCCAGGCTGTCCGAGGAAGAGGCCCGGCGGGCCATGGACATCTGCCCCGTGGGCGCCATACTGCGCAAGGGGACGGGCTTCGCCAAGCCCATCGGCAAGCGCAGGTTCGACCGCACGCCGATCGGCGCCGACATCGAGAAGGGGATCGGGAGGTAACGCCGTGGGCAAACCCGTCATCGCCACCGCCTCGCTGGCCGGCTGTTTCGGCTGCCACATGTCCCTCCTGGACATCGACGAGCGCATCCTCAAGCTGGTCGAGCTGGTCGAGTTCAACAAGTCGCCGATCGACGACATCAAGGAGTTCACCAAGCCCGTCGACATCGGCCTCATCGAGGGCGGCTGCTGCAACAGCGAGAACGTCCATGTCCTGCGGGACTTCCGCAAGAACTGCAAGGTCCTCGTTTCGGTCGGCGAATGCGCCATCATGGGCGGCCTGCCGGCCCTGCGCAACGGCATCCCGCTCAAGGAGTGCCTCGAGGAGGCCTACCTGAACTCGCCCACGATCGCCCCCGAGGACCGCCTCATCCCCAACGACGAGGACCTGCCGATCATCCTGGACAAGGTCTATCCCTGCCACGAGATCGTCAAGATCGACGCGTTCCTGCCGGGCTGCCCGCCCTCGGCCGACCTCATCTGGGAGGCCCTGACCGCGCTCATCGAGGGCCGGCCCCTGCACCTGACCTACGATCTGGTCAAATTCGACTGAAGAGTGAACAGCCATGGGCAAGAAGATCACCATAGAACCCGTCACCAGGGTCGAAGGGCACGGCAAGGTCACCATCCGGCTCGATGACGCCGGCCGGGTCACGGAGTCCCGCTTCCACGTCGTCGAGTTCCGCGGCTTCGAGCGCTTCGTCCAGGGCCGCCCCTACTGGGAGGCGCCGGTCCTGGTCCAGCGGCTCTGCGGCATCTGCCCCGTCAGCCACCACCTGGCCGCGGCCAAGGCCATGGATGTCGTGGTCGGGGCCGGGCCCGGCAAGCTGCCGGTCACGGCGGAGAAGATGCGCCGGCTCATGCACTACGGCCAGATGGTCCAGTCCCACGCCCTGCATTTCTTCTACCTGGCGTCGCCCGACCTCCTGCTGGGCCTGGACGCCGACCCGGCCGTCCGCAACGTCATCGGCATCATCGGCCTGGACAAGGACCTGGCCACGCGGGCCGTCCTGCTGCGCAAGTTCGGCCAGGAGATCATCCTGGCCACGGCCGGCAAGAAGGTCCACGGCACGGGCGCCGTCCCGGGCGGGATCAACAAGAACCTCTCCCCCGAAGAGCGCGACCGCTTCCTCAAGGCCCCCGACGGGCTGACGATCGACCGGGTGATCGAATGGTGCCAGGCCGCCGTCGACCTGTTCAAGGGCTACCAGGCCAGGCACAAGGACCTGGTCGACGGCTTCGCCGTCTTCCCCTCGAACCACCTCAGCCTGGTCCGCAAGGACGGGGCCCTCGACTTCTACCACGGCGTCCTGCGGGCCGTCGACGCCGACGGCCGCAAGGTCCTCGACGACGTCGATTACCAGGACTACCTCGAGTACATCGGCGAGGAGACCCGGCCCTGGAGCTACATGAAGTTCCCCTACCTGCGGTCGCTGGGCAAGGCCGCCGGCTGGTACCGCGTCGGCCCGCTGGCCCGGCTCAACACCTGCGACTATATCCCCTCGCCGCTGGCCCAGAAGGAGTTCGAGACCTACAAGGCCTACACCGACGGCAAGCCCAACAACATGTCGCTCCACAGCCACTGGGCCCGGCTCATCGAGCTGCTCCACGCGGCCGAGGTGGTCAAGGAGCTCCTGCTCGACAAGGACCTCCAGGGCTCGAAGCTGGTCAAGACCGGTCCGCGCGCTCCCGAGGGCATCGGCCTGATCGAGGCGCCGCGCGGCACCCTGTTCCACCATTACCGCGTCAACGGCGACGACCAGATCACGATGGCCAACCTCATCGTCTCCACGACCAACAACAACGAGCCGATGAACCGGGCCGTCCAATGGGTCGCCATGAACGTGCTCTCGGAGAAGCCCGAGATCACGGAGGGCATGCTCAACCGCGTCGAGGTGGCCATCCGGGCCTACGATCCCTGCCTCAGCTGCGCCACGCACGCGCTGGGCCGGATGCCGCTCGAGGTCGCTCTCGTCGATGCGGCGGGCCGGGTCCTCCAGAGGAAGGTCCGCTGAGCCCGCGCCGCGCCACGGCCCCGCGCACGCTCGTCCTGGGGATCGGCAATCCGGGACGCCGGGACGACGGCCTGGGGGTCGCCGCGGCCGAACGCCTGAGGAAGCGCCGCCTGCGCGGCGTCGCGTGCGATGCCAACTACCAGCTCAACATCGAGGACGCCCTGGCCTGCGCCGGGCATGACGTCGTCGTCTTCGTCGACGCCGTTCGGGGACTGCGCAAGCCCTTCCGCTTCGGGCGCCTCGAGCCCGGGGCAGGGCTGCCGGCCATGAGCCATGCCCTCGATCCGGCCGCGGTCCTGGCGCTCGCGGCCGCGCTCTACGGCCAGACGCCCGAGGCCTGGCTCCTGGCCGTCCGCGGTCACAGCTTCGCCGTCGGCGAAGGGCTGACCGAACGGGGCGAGCGCGACCTCGGCCTGGCCCTCGGCTTCCTGGAGGCCTTCCTGAAAGGGGAACGCCCATGACCGTCAAGACCCTGACCGTCGTCCACGATCTCCTGGCCACGAACAAGCAGGCCGCCGCGGCCATCCGCGGCGAGCTCCGCGGCCGCGGCATCCTGGCCGTCAATCTGCTGAGCTCGCCGGGCTCGGGCAAGACGACCCTGCTCGAGGCCCTGGCCGACCGCTTCCGGGGCCGGTTCCGCCTGGCCGTCATCGAGGGCGACATCGAGACCGAGCGGGACGCCGAGCGCATCCGGGCCAAGGGCGTCCCGGCCTGGCAGATCACGACCGGCGGCGCCTGCCACCTCGAGGCCCGCATGATCGGCAAGGTCCTCGCCGGGATCCCGGCCGACATCGACTTCCTGTTCATCGAGAACGTGGGCAACCTCGTCTGCCCTGCCTCCTACGACCTCGGCGAGCAGGTCCGCCTGGTCCTGCTCTCGTCCCCCGAAGGGGACGACAAGCCGGCCAAGTACCCCCAAGCTTTCCTGTCGGCCGACGCGCTCGTCCTGACCAAGGCCGATCTCCTGCCTTACCTGCCGTTCGACCCGGCCCGGGCCTCGGCCGAGGCCCGGGCGATCAAGCCCGCGCTCCGCGTCTTCACCGTGTCCGCGCTCCGCGGCGAGGGGCTCGACGAGCTCGCCGCCTGGCTCGTCGACGCCCTCGAGCGCCTCAGGTCCGGCCATGCATGAGCTGTCGCTCGTCGCCTCGATGTTCGCGATCCTCGAGGAGCAGGCCAGGGCGCACGGCGCGACCCGGGTCACGGCCGTCGTCCTCAAGGTCGGCGTCATGTCGGGGGCCGTGCCCGATCTCCTCGAATCGGCCTTCGAGGCCTATCGGAAGGGAACGCTGGCCGAGGGCGCGCGGCTCGAGATCGTCGTCGTCCCGGTGAAGCTCCGCTGCCCGGACTGCGGCGGCTCGACCGTCCGCGAGGACACGGACTTCTCCTGCTCCGCCTGCGGCTCGAGGCGGGTCGAGATCGTCGAGGGCCGCGACCTCGTCGTCGACAAGATCGAGCTCGAGACCGACGGCGCCTAGTTTTCGGCCGCGCACTTGACAAGGCCAAATCAGTTCTGCTATAAGTGCCGTCTTATTACGTGGTCTGTAGGTCTCCTGGCACTGCCGTAGGAGATTTTTATTTTTATAGACCATAGTCGCCCGCCTGTGAGGCCGGCCGACGGCCGAAAGCCGCCGTGCCCCGCCTCGCTTCCCCCCGCCTCCTGCCTGACCCCCTTCAGGGGGGACCCGCGCCGATCTTCCCGTTTTGCGCTTGCAAGGACAATCCACGTACCGGAGGGATGATTTGGACATCGACACTACGAAGGTCCAGTCGATCGTCGACAAGCACAGGGGCCTCAAGAAGAACCTCATCGCCATCCTTCTCGACGTCCAGGAGAGCTTCAACTACCTTCCCCCGGAAGCCCTGCGACACGTCGCCAAGGCCCTGGACATGCCCCTCATCAACGTCGTCGGCGTAGCCACGTTCTACCGGGCCTTCAGCCTGAAGCCGCGGGGCAAGCACACCTGCCTCGTCTGTCTCGGCACGGCCTGCCACGTCCGGGGCGGACCGAAGATCCTGGAGGAGCTCGAGCGCAAGCTCGACATCCCGGCCGGAGAGACGACGAAGGACGGACTGTTCACCCTGGAGACGGTCGCCTGCCTTGGCTGCTGCGCCATCGGGCCGGTCGTCGTCGTCGACGGCGAGTATCACGGCCGCGCCACGATCCGCAATATCGGACCGATCCTCGGCAAATACCAGGCGCCGGAAGCGTCATGACGGAAAGGAAGGACATCTGATGGCCGGAACAAAGAAACTCCGCATTCAAGACCTGGCCAAGATCCGGGAAAGGACAAAATCGATGATGGCCATCCGGGAGAGCGAAGGCCGGGCCCGCGTCACGGTCCACATGGGCACGTGCGGCATCGCCGCCGGCGCCCGCGACATCATGGATGCCCTTCTCGGGGAGATCGAGAAGGCCCAGATCCAGGACGTCATCGTCACGACGTCGGGGTGCGCCGGGCTGTGCAACGCCGAGCCGATGATGACCGTCGAGCTCAAGAACCATCCCCCCGTGAAATACGGTTACCTGACCCCGGAGAAGCTGCACAAGATCTTCGTTCAGCACATCCTCGGCGGGCAGATGGCCGCCGACCTGGTGCTGGCCGTCGGCTGCGAAACCATGTATTAGGGGGCGTCGTGAAACACTACCGAGCTCACCTTCTGGTCTGCGCCGGCACCGGCTGCGTCTCCTGCGGATCGTTCAGGATCAAGGAGGCCCTCGAGGCCGAGATCAAGAAGAAGGGCCTCGAAGACGAGGTCCAGGTCGTGGCCACGGGCTGCAACGGCTTCTGCGAGCGGGGGCCGATCGTCATGGTCCAGCCCGACGGCATCTTCTACCAGCTCCTCAGCGTCGAGGATGTCCCCCATCTCGTCGAGGAGCACCTCCTCAAGGGCCGCCCCGTCCAGAAGCTGATGTACGTGCCGCCGGACGAGAAACAGCCCGTCCCGAAGATGAAGGACATCGAGTTCTTCAAGCACCAGCGGCTGATCGTGCTGCGCAACCGGGGCCGGATCGACCCGGAGAGGATCGAGGAATATATCGCCTTCGACGGCTACGAGGCCATGGCCAAGGCCCTCTCCGGGATGAAGCCCCAGGAGATCATCGACGAGATCCTTTTCTCCGGCCTCCGCGGCCGGGGCGGCGCCGGCTTCCCCACGGGCAGGAAGTGGGCCCTCTGCGCCAAGGAGAAAAGGTCGCCGAAGTACATCATCTGCAACGGCGACGAAGGCGACCCGGGGGCCTTCATGGACCGCTCCGTCCTCGAGGCCGATCCCCACGCCGTTCTCGAAGGTATGGTCATCGGGGCCAGAGCCATCGGGGCGGCCAAAGGATTCGTCTACATCCGCCATGAATATCCGCTGGCGCTCAAGCGCATGGAGATCGCCATCGCCCAGGCCCGGGAGAACGGCCTGCTCGGCCAGGACATCCTGGGGACCGGCTTCGATTTCGATCTCGAGATCGTCCAGGGCGCCGGAGCCTTCGTCTCCGGCGAGGAGACGGCCCTGATCGCCTCCGTCGAGGGCGAGATCGCCATGCCGCGGCAGAGACCCCCCTATCCGGCCCAGAGGGGGCTATGGGGCCAGCCGACGGTCATCAACAACGTCGAGACCTGGGCCACCGTCCCCAACATCATCCGCCGGGGCGCGGACTGGTTCCAGGGGCTGGGGACGGAGACAAGCAAGGGGACCAAGATCTTCGCGCTCGTCGGCAAGATCGCCAATACCGGGCTGGTCGAGGTCCCGATGGGGATCACCCTTCGCGAGATCGTCTACGGCATCGGCGGCGGCATCCCCGATAAGCGGGATTTCAAGGCCATCCAGATCGGCGGCCCCTCCGGCGGCTGCCTGCCGGCCAAGATGCTCGACCTGCCCGTCGACTACGAGAGCCTGACCGCGGCCGGGGCCATGATGGGCTCGGGCGGCATGATCGTCATGGACGACCGGACCTGCATGGTCGACGTGGCCAAGTACTTCCTCAATTTCCTGCAGGACGAGTCGTGCGGCAAGTGCGTGTCCTGCCGGGAAGGCACGCAGAGGATGTACGAGATCGTCAAGGGCATCACCGAGGGCAAGGGCCGGGAAAGCGATCTTGCCCTGCTCGAGGAGCTGGCCACGATCTGCAAGGACGCCTCGATGTGCGCCCTCGGCCAGACGGCGGGCAATCCCGTCCTGACGACCCTGCGCTACTTCCGCCACGAGTACGAGGCCCACATCCTCGACAAGAGATGCCCAGCCGGCGTCTGCAAGAGCCTCATCCGCTACGTCGTCCTCGCCGAGAAGTGCACCGGCTGTCAATCCTGCAAGAAGGCCTGCCCGAACGACTGCATCAAGGGCACTCTCAAGGATGTCCACCTGATCGACCAGTCGAAATGCATCAAGTGCGGCGCCTGCAAGGAGGCCTGCAAGTTCGAGGCCATCGAAGAGCAGCGCGACGAAGCCATTCAGATCGTTTGAGAGGGACCATGATCACCTTTCGCATGAATGGGTTGGAAGTGAAGGCGGAGGAGGGGTCGACCATCCTCGACGCGGCCAGGTTCTACGGCCTGGAGATCCCGACCCTCTGCTACAACGAGGGGCTGACGCCCTTCGGGGGGTGTCGGCTCTGCGTCGTCGAGATCGGCGAGGGCCTGAGGAGCAAGCTCGTCTCGTCCTGCACCTATCCCGCCGAGGAGGGGCTCGTCGTCCGGACCGATTCCGCCAGGGTCTGGGCGTCCCGGCGGATGATGATCGAGCTCATGCTGGCCATGGCCCCGGGGTCCAAGGTCCTCCAGGATATGGCCTCACGGTTCGGGGTGACGCGGGTCCGGTTCACCCCCCGCAACGGCGAGTGCGTTCTCTGCGGCCTGTGCACTCGCATCTGCGCCGAGCAGATGGACGCCTCGGCCATCGGCTTCCAGCAGCGGGGCCACAAGAGAAAGATCTCGACGCCCTTCGACATGCGCTCGGAGGTCTGCCGGCTGTGCGGGGCCTGCATGTACATCTGTCCCGCCTGTCAGCTGCGCTGCCAGGGCCCGAACGCCGAAACGGCTCTGTGCAACGGCTGCCTGACCATGGAACCGACCTGCCTGGAGCACTACGACGATCTGCAATGTTGGATGTACGATGCGGGCCGCTGTGGCACCTGCGTTCAAGAAAAGAAACCCTAAAGGCATATGAGGAGGTAACATCATGCCGAGTCTC
Protein-coding regions in this window:
- a CDS encoding NADP oxidoreductase, which gives rise to MGKPVIATASLAGCFGCHMSLLDIDERILKLVELVEFNKSPIDDIKEFTKPVDIGLIEGGCCNSENVHVLRDFRKNCKVLVSVGECAIMGGLPALRNGIPLKECLEEAYLNSPTIAPEDRLIPNDEDLPIILDKVYPCHEIVKIDAFLPGCPPSADLIWEALTALIEGRPLHLTYDLVKFD
- a CDS encoding 2Fe-2S iron-sulfur cluster-binding protein, whose translation is MTEIRFTIDGRACLAKPGQTIVEAAKANGVYIPVLCHYEGLKPAGSCRICTVRVAGRYMAACTQPVTEGMAVENTAPDLEDMRKSLIEMLFAEGNHLCPSCEKSGNCELQALAYRYRMMVPRFPYLWPVRTVEAGTPLVMLDRNRCVQCLRCVRGVRARDGRKIFASVRRGARVAIEIDRKLAARLSEEEARRAMDICPVGAILRKGTGFAKPIGKRRFDRTPIGADIEKGIGR
- a CDS encoding 2Fe-2S iron-sulfur cluster-binding protein, with the translated sequence MITFRMNGLEVKAEEGSTILDAARFYGLEIPTLCYNEGLTPFGGCRLCVVEIGEGLRSKLVSSCTYPAEEGLVVRTDSARVWASRRMMIELMLAMAPGSKVLQDMASRFGVTRVRFTPRNGECVLCGLCTRICAEQMDASAIGFQQRGHKRKISTPFDMRSEVCRLCGACMYICPACQLRCQGPNAETALCNGCLTMEPTCLEHYDDLQCWMYDAGRCGTCVQEKKP
- a CDS encoding NAD(P)H-dependent oxidoreductase subunit E — its product is MAQDKDPVLRHPKDPAALLDVIRDVQAAAGHVSDEAVGRIAAHLKLAEAEVRGAVTFYHFFSLAPRGRSTVYLNDSITSRMMGRTAVARAFEDEAGCRFGEVSADGAIGLFPTSCIGMNDQEPSAIVDGTVFTALTPDKARAIIRGLRAGTPARDQVAAFGDGANQSDLVRSMVVNNIRRRGPVLFGAHETGAALRQAVAMTPEQVIDEVKRSGLLGRGGAGFPTGLKWEFCRREKAAQHYVVCNADEGEPGTFKDRVILTELPRLLFEGMAVAGYAVGARTGILYLRSEYAYLRDHLEAVLAGLRKDGLLGRSAAGLKGFDFDIVIKSGAGAYVCGEESALLESAEGKRGEPRDRPPFPVSSGYQGLPTTVNNVETLATAARILAGGAAWFKALGTTQSAGTKLLSVSGDCARPGVYEVEYGLTVADLLEMAGGAGAKAVQVGGPSGTCVAPAGFGRRICFSDLATGGSVIVFGPRRDIFEIVENFMDFFVEESCGWCVPCRAGNVLLRKKFGKIARGLGTAEDLREIEAWGKLVKSTSRCGLGQTSPNPILTTMKSFPELYEARIRKGEAFVSEFDLATAIRDGCAAAGREPECKESLHD
- a CDS encoding NADH-quinone oxidoreductase subunit NuoF; translated protein: MKHYRAHLLVCAGTGCVSCGSFRIKEALEAEIKKKGLEDEVQVVATGCNGFCERGPIVMVQPDGIFYQLLSVEDVPHLVEEHLLKGRPVQKLMYVPPDEKQPVPKMKDIEFFKHQRLIVLRNRGRIDPERIEEYIAFDGYEAMAKALSGMKPQEIIDEILFSGLRGRGGAGFPTGRKWALCAKEKRSPKYIICNGDEGDPGAFMDRSVLEADPHAVLEGMVIGARAIGAAKGFVYIRHEYPLALKRMEIAIAQARENGLLGQDILGTGFDFDLEIVQGAGAFVSGEETALIASVEGEIAMPRQRPPYPAQRGLWGQPTVINNVETWATVPNIIRRGADWFQGLGTETSKGTKIFALVGKIANTGLVEVPMGITLREIVYGIGGGIPDKRDFKAIQIGGPSGGCLPAKMLDLPVDYESLTAAGAMMGSGGMIVMDDRTCMVDVAKYFLNFLQDESCGKCVSCREGTQRMYEIVKGITEGKGRESDLALLEELATICKDASMCALGQTAGNPVLTTLRYFRHEYEAHILDKRCPAGVCKSLIRYVVLAEKCTGCQSCKKACPNDCIKGTLKDVHLIDQSKCIKCGACKEACKFEAIEEQRDEAIQIV
- a CDS encoding Ni/Fe hydrogenase subunit alpha, producing the protein MGKKITIEPVTRVEGHGKVTIRLDDAGRVTESRFHVVEFRGFERFVQGRPYWEAPVLVQRLCGICPVSHHLAAAKAMDVVVGAGPGKLPVTAEKMRRLMHYGQMVQSHALHFFYLASPDLLLGLDADPAVRNVIGIIGLDKDLATRAVLLRKFGQEIILATAGKKVHGTGAVPGGINKNLSPEERDRFLKAPDGLTIDRVIEWCQAAVDLFKGYQARHKDLVDGFAVFPSNHLSLVRKDGALDFYHGVLRAVDADGRKVLDDVDYQDYLEYIGEETRPWSYMKFPYLRSLGKAAGWYRVGPLARLNTCDYIPSPLAQKEFETYKAYTDGKPNNMSLHSHWARLIELLHAAEVVKELLLDKDLQGSKLVKTGPRAPEGIGLIEAPRGTLFHHYRVNGDDQITMANLIVSTTNNNEPMNRAVQWVAMNVLSEKPEITEGMLNRVEVAIRAYDPCLSCATHALGRMPLEVALVDAAGRVLQRKVR
- a CDS encoding (2Fe-2S) ferredoxin domain-containing protein; translated protein: MAGTKKLRIQDLAKIRERTKSMMAIRESEGRARVTVHMGTCGIAAGARDIMDALLGEIEKAQIQDVIVTTSGCAGLCNAEPMMTVELKNHPPVKYGYLTPEKLHKIFVQHILGGQMAADLVLAVGCETMY
- a CDS encoding NAD(P)H-dependent oxidoreductase subunit E, whose amino-acid sequence is MDIDTTKVQSIVDKHRGLKKNLIAILLDVQESFNYLPPEALRHVAKALDMPLINVVGVATFYRAFSLKPRGKHTCLVCLGTACHVRGGPKILEELERKLDIPAGETTKDGLFTLETVACLGCCAIGPVVVVDGEYHGRATIRNIGPILGKYQAPEAS
- the hypB gene encoding hydrogenase nickel incorporation protein HypB; translated protein: MTVKTLTVVHDLLATNKQAAAAIRGELRGRGILAVNLLSSPGSGKTTLLEALADRFRGRFRLAVIEGDIETERDAERIRAKGVPAWQITTGGACHLEARMIGKVLAGIPADIDFLFIENVGNLVCPASYDLGEQVRLVLLSSPEGDDKPAKYPQAFLSADALVLTKADLLPYLPFDPARASAEARAIKPALRVFTVSALRGEGLDELAAWLVDALERLRSGHA
- the hypA gene encoding hydrogenase maturation nickel metallochaperone HypA, encoding MHELSLVASMFAILEEQARAHGATRVTAVVLKVGVMSGAVPDLLESAFEAYRKGTLAEGARLEIVVVPVKLRCPDCGGSTVREDTDFSCSACGSRRVEIVEGRDLVVDKIELETDGA
- a CDS encoding hydrogenase maturation protease, whose protein sequence is MGNPGRRDDGLGVAAAERLRKRRLRGVACDANYQLNIEDALACAGHDVVVFVDAVRGLRKPFRFGRLEPGAGLPAMSHALDPAAVLALAAALYGQTPEAWLLAVRGHSFAVGEGLTERGERDLGLALGFLEAFLKGERP